Proteins encoded in a region of the Sphingopyxis sp. OAS728 genome:
- a CDS encoding TonB-dependent receptor encodes MNRDKLMRAALLGLLSTAAALPAHAQEAGREDSARDDRDEIIVTANRRAENSQDVSGVVQALGAEQLRQDGIAELRQLQVAVPGLSIANQEGNVEIFIRGVGSANNTELGDPGAAPHLNGTYIPRPRGLGLMFYDLDRVEVNKGPQGTLYGRNALAGTLNIITAKPRLGEFSGYAQAEIANRSSYGAEGAINIPLGETFALRAAGYYINRDYGFKNVSTGAPASGLKPAGLEENYAGRLSLLWEPDERLSISIVGDYGKETGTGYPGANIFSAVVASGLRPDKLDLKHVVYRGLQGDMENELWGIQGKINYDFGSFGAELTGSYRSVDFYQVNASSDGIDFPGRDLSAVQYDNYSGNFWQTKSKSQVYEARLFANDDQALRWNLGAFYFKEDQAVGYLALADRGYCCYSATEFTMPDVNGESYAFYADGSYDVTDRLRILAGIRYTEEKKSRYGIGGNWALTLGGENFDCCFATRVGTEGFRPALLDRPNFDVSNITTPQGMAQFLIEGVKTPGLRDTLIGQIGAIASGTNPNGTCIDRPDIDNGFVNCPALNPSDRNGGFSYANLTIPGQQSGSSKFDFIDWRLGLEYDLSDDHMLYAKVSTGHKSGGFNDSFSGSPIPETFSPEKLLVYEIGTRNSFDVFGRRAVFNLTGFYYDYSNQVFQDLTCINLDSTQTPPVCNGYSLVNRNIGASRIYGGEAELRLKLPGNFGLDINAAYLDTKVTRGTVADARAQDFGAGGNSPLISLVGNRLPLASKLNVSARLSQWFDVGPGRLDWQALLNYRSSYFLSQFNEDDIVFLDGTRQSAFAAGFPDRQKGYATLNLGIGYTIDNFRLEAWASNFLDEEVSQKALVGSSLNIRFLNDARSYGLRLRVNF; translated from the coding sequence ATGAACAGGGACAAATTGATGCGCGCCGCGCTGCTGGGGCTGCTTTCGACGGCCGCGGCACTGCCCGCGCACGCGCAGGAAGCCGGGCGAGAGGATAGCGCGCGCGACGACCGTGACGAGATCATCGTCACCGCGAACCGCCGCGCGGAAAATTCGCAGGACGTCTCGGGCGTCGTACAGGCGCTCGGCGCCGAACAATTGCGTCAGGACGGGATCGCCGAGCTTCGCCAGCTGCAGGTCGCGGTACCGGGTCTCAGCATCGCAAACCAGGAAGGCAATGTCGAAATCTTCATTCGCGGCGTCGGCTCGGCGAACAACACCGAGCTTGGCGACCCCGGCGCCGCGCCGCACCTCAACGGCACCTATATTCCGCGCCCGCGCGGGCTCGGGCTGATGTTCTACGACCTCGACCGCGTCGAGGTGAACAAGGGTCCGCAAGGCACACTCTACGGCCGCAACGCGCTCGCCGGCACGCTCAATATCATCACCGCCAAACCGCGCCTCGGCGAGTTCAGCGGCTATGCGCAGGCCGAAATCGCCAATCGCTCGTCCTATGGTGCCGAGGGGGCGATCAATATTCCTCTGGGCGAAACTTTCGCGCTCCGCGCGGCGGGCTATTATATCAACCGCGACTATGGCTTCAAAAATGTCTCGACCGGCGCGCCGGCGAGCGGCCTCAAACCGGCGGGTCTCGAGGAAAATTACGCCGGGCGCCTGTCGCTGCTCTGGGAACCCGACGAACGGCTCAGCATCTCGATCGTCGGCGACTATGGCAAGGAGACCGGAACCGGCTATCCGGGTGCCAATATCTTCAGCGCCGTCGTCGCAAGCGGCCTGCGTCCCGACAAGCTCGATCTCAAACATGTCGTCTACCGCGGCCTCCAGGGCGACATGGAGAATGAGCTCTGGGGGATCCAGGGCAAGATCAACTATGATTTCGGAAGCTTCGGCGCCGAACTGACCGGCAGCTATCGCTCGGTCGATTTCTACCAGGTCAACGCGTCGAGCGACGGAATCGATTTTCCGGGACGCGACCTCTCGGCGGTCCAATATGACAATTATTCGGGCAATTTCTGGCAGACGAAGTCGAAGAGCCAGGTCTATGAGGCGCGCCTCTTTGCCAATGATGACCAGGCCCTGCGCTGGAACCTCGGCGCCTTCTATTTCAAGGAAGATCAGGCCGTCGGTTATCTCGCGCTCGCCGACCGGGGCTATTGCTGCTATTCGGCGACCGAGTTCACGATGCCGGATGTCAATGGCGAGAGCTATGCCTTCTACGCCGACGGTAGCTATGACGTCACCGATCGCCTGCGCATCCTCGCGGGCATCCGCTACACCGAAGAAAAGAAGTCGCGCTACGGGATCGGCGGCAACTGGGCGCTGACGCTCGGGGGCGAAAACTTCGATTGCTGTTTCGCAACCCGCGTCGGCACCGAAGGCTTCCGGCCCGCGCTGCTCGATCGGCCCAATTTCGATGTCAGCAATATCACCACGCCGCAGGGCATGGCGCAGTTCCTGATCGAAGGGGTCAAGACGCCGGGCCTTCGCGACACGCTGATCGGCCAGATCGGCGCGATCGCGAGCGGCACCAATCCCAATGGCACCTGCATCGACCGGCCCGATATCGACAATGGCTTCGTCAACTGCCCGGCGCTCAATCCTTCCGACCGCAATGGCGGCTTCAGCTATGCGAACCTGACCATCCCCGGTCAGCAGAGCGGCAGCTCGAAGTTCGATTTCATCGATTGGCGGCTCGGCCTCGAATATGACCTTAGCGACGACCATATGCTCTACGCCAAGGTCTCGACGGGTCACAAGTCGGGCGGCTTCAACGACAGTTTCAGCGGCTCGCCGATCCCCGAGACCTTCAGCCCCGAAAAGCTGCTGGTCTATGAAATCGGTACCCGCAACAGCTTCGACGTCTTCGGGCGCCGCGCGGTCTTCAACCTGACCGGCTTCTACTACGACTATTCAAACCAGGTCTTCCAGGACCTCACCTGCATCAATCTCGACAGCACCCAGACGCCGCCCGTCTGCAACGGCTATTCGCTCGTCAACCGCAACATCGGCGCGTCGCGGATTTACGGAGGGGAAGCGGAGCTTCGCTTGAAGCTGCCGGGCAACTTCGGGCTCGATATCAACGCGGCCTATCTCGATACCAAGGTGACACGGGGGACCGTCGCCGATGCGCGCGCGCAGGACTTCGGCGCCGGCGGTAATTCGCCGCTGATCAGCCTTGTCGGCAATCGTCTCCCGCTGGCGTCCAAGCTCAACGTCAGCGCCCGCCTCTCGCAATGGTTCGACGTGGGGCCGGGGCGGCTCGATTGGCAGGCCCTGTTGAACTATCGTTCGTCCTACTTCCTCAGCCAGTTCAACGAGGATGATATCGTCTTCCTCGACGGGACCCGGCAGAGCGCCTTTGCCGCGGGCTTTCCCGATCGTCAGAAGGGGTATGCGACGCTCAACCTCGGCATCGGCTATACGATCGACAATTTTCGCCTCGAAGCCTGGGCGAGCAATTTCCTCGATGAAGAGGTCTCGCAAAAGGCGCTCGTTGGATCGTCGCTCAATATCCGCTTCCTCAATGATGCGCGGAGCTACGGTCTTCGCCTTCGCGTGAATTTCTAG
- a CDS encoding alpha/beta hydrolase: MFLMTAAIAHAEARDANSVDGRFDIGGRFIQLTCLGAGAPTVVVDAGMGTAPAEDPGWRVIAARVAEHTRICLYDRAGLGASDAAPERVRTSADAAADLRKVLEEAKVAGPYLLVGHSIGGLHAQVFASLYPEDTAGLVLVSSTHPDQIVTWLSVLPSPVPDEEKPVTEARNFLTAMAKDPAKNEERLDFKASAAQARAFRSLGSRPLVIATHSVNYRMVPGLSEPLAVKLEAATQAMQRDLLARSSRAKQNISRTAGHGLPHEDPAFVVDNILEAVGMARK, translated from the coding sequence ATGTTTTTGATGACTGCGGCGATCGCCCATGCCGAAGCACGGGACGCGAATTCCGTAGATGGCCGCTTCGACATCGGCGGGCGCTTTATCCAGCTGACGTGTCTCGGGGCGGGCGCCCCCACCGTCGTCGTCGATGCGGGGATGGGGACAGCGCCTGCCGAAGATCCCGGGTGGCGGGTGATCGCAGCCAGGGTCGCCGAACACACCCGTATCTGTCTATACGACCGGGCCGGCCTTGGCGCGAGTGACGCGGCGCCCGAACGCGTCCGCACCAGCGCTGACGCCGCGGCCGATCTGCGCAAGGTTCTCGAAGAGGCGAAAGTAGCAGGGCCGTACCTCCTCGTCGGGCATTCGATCGGCGGATTGCACGCACAGGTTTTCGCAAGCCTGTATCCGGAAGACACCGCAGGGCTCGTGCTCGTATCGTCGACCCATCCCGACCAGATCGTTACCTGGCTATCGGTTCTGCCATCCCCGGTCCCGGATGAAGAAAAGCCTGTCACCGAGGCGCGCAACTTCCTGACGGCAATGGCCAAGGATCCGGCGAAGAACGAAGAGAGGCTCGACTTCAAGGCCAGCGCCGCTCAGGCGCGGGCGTTCCGCTCGCTCGGATCCAGGCCGCTGGTCATCGCGACCCATAGCGTGAATTACCGGATGGTTCCGGGCTTGTCGGAACCGCTCGCCGTCAAGCTCGAGGCGGCGACCCAGGCGATGCAGCGAGACCTGCTCGCCCGCTCTTCGCGCGCGAAGCAGAATATTTCCCGAACTGCCGGGCACGGCCTTCCGCACGAGGATCCCGCCTTCGTCGTCGACAATATTCTCGAAGCTGTCGGGATGGCCAGAAAATGA
- a CDS encoding glycoside hydrolase family 3 protein, protein MALGVTSLATWASVSLITIAAAQAPTAGPSASAEANPDNWPARAATLAPDPAIERRIDELIAAMSLEQKVGQIIQADIGSVTPDDVYRYHLGSVLNGGNSDPGGRYNAPARDWLAAADAFYAASMKPNGRLPRIPVIWGSDAVHGHNNVVGATLFPHNIGLGAARNPELIRRIGAATAIEMRVTGLDWTFAPTLAVVRDDRWGRTYEGFGETPEIATSYAAPLIEGLQGKTGDKDWLRGAHIIATAKHFLGDGGTHGGRDQGDAQMPEAELRDLFSPPYLPALDAGVQSVMVSFSSWNGVKMHGNRSLLTGVMKHRWDFDGFLVGDWNGHGQVAGCTATDCAGSAVAGLDMYMAPDGWKELYRTTLAHARDGSLPVARLDDAVRRILRVKLRAGLFEAGKPSSRPFGGRFELLGGPDHRALAREAVRESLVLLKNAGSLLPLKPGASILVAGDGADNLTKQTGGWTLSWQGTGTKRSDFPNAQSIWEGIDAEVKAAGGSATLSAEGRYSRKPDVAIVIFGEDPYAEFQGDRPDVGYDDAKNLALLRSFKAAGIPTVSVFLSGRAMWVNPFLNASDAFIAAWLPGSEGGGVADMLFGKADFRGKLPYSWPKSSDQTAVNLGDTDYDPLFAYGFGLTFADMGDLAPLPETRVGAAIADPGVLFASGKPGSGRRLLLGAPGALSTNPGSELIEARGADRAAQEDSVRLRWTGAGPAVAAIVQDAPADLSRQSNGDLALELELRVDAPPSAEVSLVMGCGSQCAGGFPLRAMLAEAAKTAKWTRFAIPLRCFEKAGVDMRRVETPLSIATSGTLDFVLSSARIVSPSGPVLQCK, encoded by the coding sequence ATGGCGCTCGGGGTCACGTCGCTCGCGACGTGGGCTTCGGTGTCCCTCATCACGATCGCCGCTGCCCAGGCTCCGACCGCTGGCCCTTCGGCGAGCGCCGAGGCGAATCCCGATAACTGGCCGGCGCGCGCCGCGACGCTCGCGCCCGATCCGGCGATCGAACGACGCATCGACGAGCTGATCGCGGCGATGTCGCTCGAGCAGAAGGTGGGCCAGATCATCCAGGCCGATATCGGCAGCGTGACCCCCGACGACGTCTACCGCTATCATCTGGGCTCGGTGCTCAATGGCGGCAATTCCGACCCGGGTGGCCGCTACAATGCGCCGGCAAGGGACTGGCTCGCCGCGGCCGACGCCTTCTATGCCGCCTCGATGAAGCCGAATGGCAGGCTGCCGCGCATCCCGGTGATCTGGGGTAGCGATGCCGTCCATGGCCACAACAATGTGGTCGGCGCGACGCTCTTCCCGCACAATATCGGCCTCGGTGCCGCGCGCAATCCCGAGCTCATCCGCCGCATCGGCGCCGCCACCGCCATCGAGATGCGCGTTACGGGGCTCGACTGGACCTTCGCGCCGACGCTCGCCGTCGTGCGCGATGACCGCTGGGGGCGGACATACGAGGGTTTCGGCGAAACGCCCGAGATCGCGACAAGCTATGCCGCCCCGTTGATCGAGGGTCTGCAAGGCAAGACCGGCGACAAGGACTGGCTGCGCGGCGCGCACATCATCGCCACCGCCAAGCATTTCCTCGGAGATGGCGGCACGCACGGCGGCAGGGACCAGGGCGATGCGCAAATGCCCGAGGCCGAGCTGCGTGACCTCTTCAGCCCGCCCTATCTTCCCGCCCTCGATGCCGGCGTCCAGTCGGTGATGGTGAGCTTTTCGAGCTGGAACGGCGTCAAAATGCACGGCAACCGGTCGCTCCTGACAGGCGTCATGAAGCACCGCTGGGACTTCGACGGGTTTCTCGTCGGCGACTGGAACGGCCATGGACAGGTGGCAGGCTGCACGGCGACCGACTGCGCCGGATCGGCCGTCGCCGGGCTCGACATGTATATGGCGCCCGACGGCTGGAAGGAGCTGTATCGCACCACGCTCGCCCATGCGCGCGACGGCAGCCTGCCGGTCGCGCGGCTCGACGACGCGGTCCGCCGGATCCTGCGCGTCAAGCTTCGCGCCGGACTCTTCGAGGCCGGCAAGCCGTCGTCGAGGCCCTTTGGCGGGCGCTTCGAACTTCTCGGCGGCCCGGACCATCGCGCCCTGGCGCGCGAGGCGGTGCGCGAATCGCTCGTGCTCCTGAAGAATGCGGGAAGCCTGCTGCCGCTGAAACCGGGTGCCAGCATTCTCGTCGCGGGCGACGGCGCCGACAATCTCACCAAGCAGACGGGCGGCTGGACGCTGAGCTGGCAGGGGACCGGAACGAAGCGCAGCGATTTTCCCAATGCGCAGTCGATCTGGGAAGGGATCGACGCCGAGGTGAAGGCGGCGGGCGGATCAGCCACCCTGTCGGCCGAAGGCCGCTACAGCCGGAAGCCCGACGTTGCGATCGTCATATTCGGCGAGGATCCTTACGCCGAATTTCAAGGCGACCGTCCCGACGTCGGTTATGACGATGCGAAAAACCTGGCGCTGCTGCGCTCCTTCAAGGCAGCGGGCATCCCGACCGTTTCCGTGTTCCTTTCGGGGCGCGCAATGTGGGTCAATCCTTTCCTCAATGCCTCGGACGCCTTCATTGCGGCGTGGCTTCCGGGCTCCGAAGGCGGCGGCGTTGCCGACATGCTTTTCGGCAAGGCGGATTTTCGCGGGAAGCTGCCCTACAGCTGGCCGAAGTCGAGCGACCAGACCGCCGTCAACTTGGGCGATACGGATTATGACCCGCTCTTTGCTTATGGCTTCGGACTGACCTTTGCCGACATGGGGGACCTCGCTCCTCTGCCCGAGACCCGCGTCGGCGCGGCCATAGCCGACCCCGGAGTGCTCTTCGCCTCCGGAAAGCCCGGAAGCGGGCGGCGGCTACTGCTCGGAGCACCCGGTGCGCTTTCCACCAATCCAGGGTCCGAACTGATCGAGGCACGCGGCGCTGACCGCGCCGCGCAGGAGGATTCGGTGCGGCTTCGCTGGACCGGTGCGGGCCCCGCCGTCGCAGCGATCGTCCAGGATGCGCCCGCTGACCTGTCGCGTCAGTCGAACGGCGATCTTGCGCTCGAGCTCGAACTCAGGGTCGACGCGCCGCCTTCGGCCGAGGTCAGCCTGGTCATGGGGTGCGGGTCGCAGTGCGCCGGGGGCTTCCCCCTGCGGGCGATGCTCGCGGAGGCCGCGAAGACGGCCAAATGGACGCGGTTCGCGATCCCGCTTCGCTGCTTCGAAAAGGCCGGCGTCGACATGAGGCGCGTCGAGACGCCGCTCAGTATCGCCACGTCGGGAACGCTCGACTTTGTCCTGTCCTCGGCGCGGATCGTCTCGCCGTCGGGACCGGTACTGCAATGCAAATAA
- a CDS encoding LacI family DNA-binding transcriptional regulator — protein sequence MSKRTTIVDIARVAGVTPKTVSRALNDAPHVSKAVRQKVKAAAAELDYHPNLAAQSLIARRSYLIGLTYERPSPSYVVDLQNGALGRLEDGRYRLVVLPFNHVASRPEELGRLLLRAGLDGVLLAPPACDQPALLDMLERHKLPYGRITPHSELDRGIVVTMDEAAAGQAVAAHLLSLGHRRIGIILGDPSHAASLGRMEGYRRAFGDASAAIDGGLIVTGDFTYDVGYRAARELLERAPRPTAILAQNDDMAVAAIAAARDLGLAVPGDLSVAGFDNSEVSRTAWPQLTTVDQPVRQMAWDAADRLIAALDGKKDDPGSLRRDHAHQLLVRASTAPPAV from the coding sequence ATTTCCAAGCGAACCACGATCGTCGACATCGCGCGCGTCGCCGGCGTCACGCCGAAGACCGTCTCCCGCGCCCTCAACGACGCCCCGCATGTAAGCAAGGCGGTGCGTCAGAAGGTCAAGGCAGCGGCGGCGGAACTTGACTATCATCCCAATCTCGCCGCGCAGAGCCTGATCGCGCGGCGCTCCTATCTAATCGGCCTCACCTATGAGCGCCCGAGTCCCAGCTATGTCGTCGACCTGCAAAATGGCGCACTGGGACGTCTGGAGGACGGGCGCTACCGTCTCGTCGTGCTTCCGTTCAATCATGTCGCGAGCCGGCCCGAGGAACTCGGAAGACTTCTCCTGCGCGCCGGCCTCGATGGGGTTCTTCTCGCCCCCCCCGCCTGCGACCAGCCGGCGCTGCTGGACATGCTCGAACGGCACAAGCTGCCCTATGGCCGGATTACCCCGCACAGCGAGCTCGACCGCGGCATCGTCGTCACGATGGACGAAGCGGCCGCGGGCCAGGCTGTCGCGGCGCATCTCCTGTCGCTCGGCCATCGGCGCATCGGGATCATCCTCGGCGATCCGTCGCATGCAGCCAGTCTCGGCCGCATGGAGGGCTATCGGCGCGCTTTCGGCGACGCGAGCGCGGCCATCGACGGGGGTCTGATCGTCACCGGGGACTTCACCTATGACGTCGGCTACCGCGCGGCGCGCGAGCTCCTCGAGCGAGCTCCCCGTCCGACCGCCATTCTCGCGCAGAATGACGACATGGCGGTGGCTGCAATTGCGGCGGCGCGCGACCTCGGCCTTGCGGTGCCCGGCGATCTCTCGGTGGCGGGCTTCGACAATTCGGAGGTTTCCCGGACCGCCTGGCCGCAGCTCACGACCGTCGACCAGCCGGTCCGGCAAATGGCGTGGGACGCCGCCGATCGCCTGATAGCGGCGCTTGACGGCAAGAAGGACGACCCCGGATCGCTGCGCCGCGATCACGCGCACCAATTGCTCGTTCGCGCCTCGACCGCGCCGCCCGCCGTTTAG